A segment of the Streptomyces sp. P9-A2 genome:
CGACGTGTTCCCCACCGCGCTCAAGATCCTCGTGGCGGGCGGGTTCGGCGTGGGCAAGACCACCTTCGTCGGCGCGGTCAGCGAGATCGCGCCGCTCAGCACGGAGGAACTGCTCACCACCGTCAGCGCCGCCACCGACCGGCTCGACGGCATCGAGAACAAGGTCGAGACGACCGTGGCGATGGACTTCGGCCGCATCACCCTGGACCGGCAACATGTCCTGTACCTGTTCGGCACACCGGGCCAGGAACGGTTCTGGTTCATGTGGGACGAACTCTGCGAAGGCGCCCTGGGCGCGGTCATCATCGCCGACACCCGACGTCTGGAGGAGTGCTTCGCCGCCGTCGACTTCTTCGAGCAACGAGGCCTCGGCTTCATCATCGCCGTCAACGAGTTCGACGGCGCCTTCCGCTACGACCCCCAGGAGGTACGCGCCGCCCTGGACCTGCCGGACGAGATCCCCGTCGTGTGCTGCGACGCCCGGATCTCCAGCTCGGGCGTCCAGACCCTGCTGACCCTGGTCCGCCACCTCATCGCCCATGCCCCGGCCACCACGACGGGGTACGGCGCCCACATGTGAGATCCCCACACCAACACGGAGCCCGTATATGACATGTGCCCACATCCAGGGAGCCCGCCCATGAGCTACGACCCGCCGCGTCCGGCCGGTCGTCTGCTGCTCACCCCCGATGACAAGGAGGCCCCGGCCCGCACCGAGCGGCTGCGTCGGCTGGGACTGGGCGAGCGCCCCGAACCCACACTCGACGCCTTCGCGTACGGCCTCTCCGAACTCACGGGGGCGGCGTACGCCATGGTCAACTTCCTGAGGCAGGAAGGGCAGTTCTTCGCCGGTCTGCACACACCGGCGGTCGCGCCCTTCGTCCGCGGCGACGGCACCGGCGCACTGCTGGGCCGGTTACTGCCCCGCGACCACGGCTTCTGCCCCCATGTGGTGGCCCGCCGCAAGGCGCTGGTCCTGGGGGACGTGAGCGACTACCCCCGGTTCGCGGGCAATCCGGTCGTGGACGAGTTCGGGGTGCGCTCCTATCTGGGTGCCCCGCTCATCGACAGCACCGGCATGGTGCTGGGCACCGTGTCCGTCTCCGACACCCGGCCGCGGGCCTGGGGGCAGCAAGGGCTCGTGGCCATCAAGGACCAGGCCATGGATCTCGTCGTACGGATCGAACGCGGGGAGAGCGACGGACTGCCGTTCTGAACCCGCGGACACGGTGTGCCGCCGCCGATGGGGTGAGGCGTGAAGGAAAGCTGTGGCCGCGCTTAAGAAATCCTCGATGGACCGGTGAGGGTGTCGTACGGCAGATTGCAGTGCGATCCCACCCCGCTCCCGGCCAGGGCTGCTCCGGCACGCCCGGATCCGGGACTCACCCCGAGGAGCCGTGGCGTTGAAGGCGCTCGTCAAGGACAAGGCCGAACCCGGGCTGTGGCTCGCGGACGTCCCGGAGCCGGCCGTCGGCCCCGGCGACGTGCTCATCAAGGTGCTGCGCACCGGTATCTGCGGCACCGACCTGCACATCCGCGCCTGGGACGGCTGGGCCAGACAGACGATCAGCACCCCGCTGATCGTCGGGCACGAGTTCGTCGGCGAGGTCGTCGGGACGGGCCGGGACGTCAGCGAGATCAAGACCGGTGACCGGGTCAGCGGCGAGGGCCACCTGGTGTGCGGCAAGTGCCGCAACTGTCAGGCCGGACGCCGGCACCTGTGCCGCGCCACCGTCGGCCTCGGGGTCGGCCGCGACGGCGCGTTCGCCGAGTACGTCACCCTGCCCGCGGCCAACGTCTGGGTGCACCGCGTCCCCGTCGACCTCGACGTCGCCGCGATCTTCGACCCGTTCGGCAACGCCGTGCACACCGCCCTGTCCTTCCCGCTCGTGGGTGAGGACGTCCTGATCACCGGCGCCGGACCGATCGGCCTGATGGCCGCCGCGGTGGCCCGGCACGCCGGCGCCCGCCACGTCATGATCACCGACGTCAGTGAGGAGCGTCTGGAGCTCGCCCGCAAGATCGGCGTGAGCCTGGCGCTGAACGTGCGGGACTCGGCGATCGCCGACGGGCAGCACATCCTCGGCCTGCGCGAGGGCTTCGACATCGGTCTCGAGATGTCCGGCCGCCCCGAGGCACTGCGCGACATGATCGCCAACATGACCCACGGCGGCCGGATCGCGATGCTCGGCCTGCCGGCCGAGGAGTTCCCGGTCGACTGGTCCCGGATCGTCACCTCGATGATCACCCTCAAGGGCATCTACGGCCGTGAGATGTTCGAGACCTGGTACGCCATGTCGGTGCTCCTCGAGGGCGGTCTGGACCTCGCTCCCGTGATCACCGGCCGGTACTCCCACCGAGACTTCGAAGCGGCCTTCGAGGACGCGGCGAGCGGCCGCAGCGGGAAGATCATCCTCGACTGGACGGCATAGCCCTCCTCGGTACCCGCCTCGGTGCCCTCCCGGCACCCTCGCCACCCACCCCCTCGCCACCACCCCTCGGCCCCTCCTCTCTTCCGCGAGCACCTTCAGGAGCTTCTCCATGTTCGATTCCGTGCGCGACGACCTCCGCACCACCCTCGACGAGATCCGCGCCGCCGGACTGCACAAGCCCGAGCGCGTGATCGGCACCCCGCAGTCCGCCACCGTGAACGTCACCGCGGGCGGCCGGCCCGGTGAGGTCCTCAACTTCTGCGCCAACAACTATCTCGGCCTCGCCGACCACCCCGAAGTGCTCACCGCCGCCCACGAGGCCCTCGACCGCTGGGGCTACGGCATGGCCTCGGTGCGCTTCATCTGCGGTACGCAGGAGGTGCACAAGGAACTGGAGGCGCGGCTGTCGGCGTTCCTCGGCCAGGAGGACACGGTCCTCTACTCGTCCTGCTTCGATGCCAACGGCGGTGTGTTCGAGACGCTGCTCGGCGCGCAGGACGCGGTGATCTCCGACGCGCTGAACCACGCGTCGATCATCGACGGCATCAGGCTGTCCAAGGCCCGGCGCTTCCGCTACGCCAACCGCGACATGGCCGACCTGGAACGCCAGTTGAAGGAGGCCGCCGAGGGCGGGGCGCGGCGCACGCTGATCGTCACCGACGGCGTCTTCTCCATGGACGGCCATGTCGCACCGCTGGCCGAGATCTGCGACCTGGCCGACCGCCACGGAGCCATGGTCATGGTCGACGACTCGCACGCCGTGGGCTTCGTCGGAACCGGCGGGCGCGGCACACCGGAACTGCACGGGGTCATGGACCGCGTCGACATCCTCACCGGCACCCTCGGCAAGGCGCTCGGCGGTGCCTCCGGCGGCTATGTCGCCGCCCGCGCGGAGATCGTCGCCCTGCTGCGCCAGCGCTCCCGGCCGTACCTGTTCTCGAACACGCTCGCCCCGGTGATCGCCGCGGCCTCGCTGAAGGTCCTCGACCTGCTGGAGTCCGCCGACGACCTGAGGGTCCGGCTGGGCGAGAACACCGCCCTGTTCCGCCGCCGGATGACCGAGGAGGGCTTCGACATCCTTCCGGGCGACCACCCCATCGCCCCGGTGATGATCGGCGAGGCGTCCCGCGCGGGACGCCTCGCGGAACTGCTGCTGGAGCGCGGTGTGTACGTGATCGGCTTCTCCTACCCCGTGGTGCCCGAGGGACAGGCCCGGATCCGCGTCCAGCTGTCCGCCGCGCACTCCACCGAGGACGTGCACCGCGCGGTGGACGCCTTCGTGGCGGCACGGGCGGAACTCGACGCCTGAGCGGGGCCTGACGTGCCCTGCCCGCGTGCCCCGCACGCGCGGGTCGGCCGGGCGGGGCACGCGGCGGCGTTTGAGAGAATCGGTTCCATGATCGAGGCACGGCGGCTCCACATCCTCCGCGCGGTGGCCGACCACCGCACGGTCACGGCGGCGGCCGCCGCGCTGTACCTGACCCCGTCGGCGGTGTCCCAGCAGCTCGCCGCGCTGGAGCAGGAGACCGGCCACCGGCTGGTGGAGCGCGGTGCCAAGGGCGTACGGCTGACCCCGGCCGGCGAGATCCTGCTCGGCCACACCAACGTGGTCCTCGCCCAGTTGGAGCGGGCCGCGGCCGAACTCGCCGCGTACGGTGCGGGCGAGGCCGGCACCGTCACCGTCGCCTCCTTCGCGACCGGGATCGCCCAGGTCGTCGTCCCCGCGGTGGTCCGCCTCGCCGCGACGGCACCCGGTATCCGCATCCGCGTCCAGGACGCCGAGGGCGACGCCAGCCTGCCGATGCTGCTGGACCGGCAGGTCGACGTCGCCGTGGCCGTCGAGTACCGCGGGGCGCCGCCCGCCGACGATCCCCGCCTGTCCCACGTACCGCTGTACGCGGAGCCCTTCGACGCGGTCGTCCCCGTCACCCACCGGCTGGCCGACACCATGGAGGTGCCACTCGCCGAGCTGGCCAAGGACCCGTGGATCGGCCCGTACCCCGGCAACCCCTGCCATGACGTCGTCGTCCTGGCCTGTGAGAACGCCGGATTCCAACCCCTGCTCGAGCACTCCTCGGACGACTTCCGCGCGGTGGTGGCCCTGGCCTCGGCGGACGTGGGCGTCGCGTTGGTCCCCCGTTCGGCGCTGCGCGGCATGGACCTGACCGGCGTGGTCGTCCGCCCGGTCGACGGTGTCGCGCCGACCCGCCGGGTCTTCGCCGCCGTACGCAGGGGAGCCGAGGAGCATCCGCTGATCCGCCCGGTCCTGGACGCACTCGGTGAGGCCGCCGGCGAGGCGTAGAGCCCGAAACGCCGAGCCCGAAACGCCGAGCCCGAAGCCGGGCCGAAGCAGGGCCGAAGCAGGGCCCGAAACGCAGGGCGGAGGGAAGGGCTGACGCTCAGGGGGCGAGGAAGAGCGGGGCGCCGAACTGCATGTGACGGACATGCGGAGCGGCGAGGAGGCCCGGGGTGCCTCTTCGCCCCTGCCACCAGGTGATTGTCAGTGACAGCAGCTACGGTGCCTGCCATGCCGGATGCAGAAGACATACGACGGATCGCGCTGTCCCTGCCGGACACGACGGAGAAAGTGGCCTGGAGCATGCCCACGTTCCGGGTGGCGGGGAAGATGTTCGTCACCCTGCCCGAGGACGAGACGTCCATCGCCGTGCGCTGTCCCAAGGAGGAGCGCGACGAACTGGCCCTCGCCGAGCCGGAGAAGTTCTGGATCGCGGGCCACGAGGCGCAGTTCGCCTGGGTCCGGGTCCGCCTCGCCGCCCTGGAGGACGAGGACGAGCTGCGCGACATCCTCGCCGACTCATGGCGTCAGGCGGCCCCGCCCCGGCTGCTCGAAGCGTATCCCCGGCTGGGCCGCCCGCCCGGGGACTGACCTCCGGCACCCTGTCAGTGGGTCAGTGGGTCAGGGCACGATCCGAGACCGTGGGCGGCGGCCGGAGCCGGAGGGGGCTCCGGCCGCAGTGAACGCTCCGACGCGTTCCCGCAGCGAGCGGGCGTCGAGACCGTGCGCGGCGACATGCTCCTCGAGCCGCCCGTACCGTCGCAGCTCCCGCCGGCCCACACCCAGTCCCAGCACCCGGTGCGGTACGTCGGCCAACGCGTCGTTGGCCGCCGCCACCGACGTACCCGCCAGATACGGTTCGACCAGGACGACATCCGTTCCGGCGGCCTCGGTGGCCCGGCGCAGGGCGGCCGCGTCGAAGGGCCGGACCGTGGTGGCGTACAGGACGGTGACGTCGAGCCCCTCCGTGGCCGTGAGCACCGCGTCCAGCACGGGACCGACGGCGATCACCACGCCCGCGCGGCCCTCGCGGACGGGGCGGAACCGCTCGCCGTCCACCGGCAGCGGGCGCGTGTTGGCCTGCAGGGACAGCCGCACGTACACCTTGTCGTCCCCGGCGGCCACCGCGTGCCGCACCAGGGTCTCGGCCTCGTCCGGATGCCCCGGCACGTGCACGGTCCAGCCGTCCAGGGTGTCCAGCAGGGCCACGTCGCCCGGCGCCATGTGCGTGTAGCCGCCGGCCGGCCAGTCGAAGGAGGCGGCGGCGCTCACCAGCACCGCCCCCGCGTCCTGATGACCGAGGTCCAGTTTGACCTGCTCGAACGGGCGCTCGACGAGGAAACTGGCGAACGTGTGCACGACAGGCCGCAGACCGGTGAGTGCCATCCCGGCGGCGGCCCCCACCAGGAGCTGTTCCCGGATGCCGACGTTGACGACCCGGTCCGGATGCCGGCGGACGGCATCGGTGAAGGCGTCCGCTCCGATCTCGGCGAGGACGACGGCGACCCGGGGGTCCTCGTCCAGCAGCCGGGTGACGACGGGAGCGAACCGGTCACGCATGGTTTCCACGGGGGAGGGCCTTTCAGAAGGGGAAGCAAGAAGAAGCAGCAGGAAGAAGCAGCAGGAAGAAGCAGCAGGAGAGGGAAGATTCACGCGTACTTCGGCTCGACCCGGGCCACCACCACGTGCGGCCGCCCCGGATGCGGCGCGGTGAACGCGGTGTGCAGCGCCTCGTGGTCACGGCCGTCGACCGTGAGCGCGGACCAGCCCGCCGCCTCGAAGCGTGCGGCGATCCCACCGGGCCGGGCGTGAGTGGCGGAGGAGTTGTCCACGACGACGGTGTGCAGCCGTTCCAGCCCGGCCGGACCGGCGAACGCGATCGCCTCGTGGTTGCTGCCCTCGTCCAGCTCGGCGTCCCCGATCAGCGCCCACACGGCCGGTCTGTCGAGGCCCTGCGCGCGCAGGCCCAGTGCCGTTCCGACCGCGATCGGCAGCCCGTGCCCCAGCGATCCGCTGCCGATCTCGACACCTGGCACCAGCGTCCGGTCGGGGTGATGGCCGAGCGGCGAGTCGTACGAGCCGAACCCGGTCAGCCACTCCACCGGAAGGAAGCCCTTGGCGGCCAGTACGGCGTAGTACGCCATCGGCCCGTGCCCCTTCGACAGCAGGAACCTGTCCCGCTCCCGGTCGTCCCTCCGCGCCGGCGAGACACGCAGGACCCGGTCGTAGAGCACCCACAGCACGTCCAGGGTGGAGGTCGCCGCCGGCCCGTGCTTCTCGTCGCCGGTCATCCTGCCCATCAGCGCGGGCAGATCCGCGTAGTCGTAGGCAGCCGTCGTCCTGCGGGTGTGGTCCTCGGTGATCGTCATACGGCGATCGTGCGACCTCAACCGAACTTGAGGTCAAGGGCCGCCCTCATGGCCCGGACAAAGGGGTGCGCGATCACCGCCCTGGGTGCGGTATTGTTTCCGTGCACGTCGACGCCGGGAAATTACCAGGTCAGACGGGCAACGGGACGTGGCGCAGCTTGGTAGCGCACTTGACTGGGGGTCAAGGGGTCGCAGGTTCAAATCCTGTCGTCCCGACTTAATGAAGTCGCGGATCGAGGGGCGGTTCCGGAGAAATCCGGAACCGCCCCTCGACCGTTCCCGGGCACGGCTTCACCGCAGGCCGAAAGCCGTCTTCGGGAATGAGGGGCCGGCCTCCGTGGTTGCCGTGGGCAATGGTGGGAGCTGCTGAGACCTGCGGTCGCTCGTTCGCCGCCGCCCCTTCTGATGTGGAGCTGCTCATGACCACAGCGCGGGATCTGCTCGTCGTCGTCATCGACACCCGTTCCGGTACGTCCGTCGAGCAGGGCGATCTGTCGCTGGCGCTCGCGGGAGCGGAGCTGATCGACCTCATCGACGCCGGGGCCGCCGACCTCGACGGAGACCGGGTGGTGCCGGGTCCGCGACAGGCGGCGGAGCCCGCAGCGGAGTCGGGCACCGACGATCCCCTGCTGCGGCAGGCCGCGTCCTCGCTGGTCCGGCAGGAACCTCACGAGCCGGTCGAGGACTGGCTGTGGCGCCGGGGCCGCGACCTGGGAGCCGCGTATCTCGCGGAGCTGGAGACCACGGGCTCGGCTGCCGCCCGTTGGCGGGCCCGGAAGCCGTTGCTGAGCATCGACCCGGCGGCGCTGGCCGACTCGTCGGCGCGCCGCCACGCGAACGACCGCTGGGCGGCGCAGGAACCCGTACTCACCGCCCTCGCCGCCGCCGCGGGCGTCGGCGCCCGGTACGAAGGCGAGCCGGACGACGGCGACCCGGGTGACGGCTCCGAGGGCCGGGACGATCTCACGAACCTGGGCGACGACCGGGTCGTGACCGTGCTGGCCGCGGTCAACGAAGCCGTCGTCGAACTGGCCGGTGTGCGGCAACGACGGGCCGTCGAGACGGCGGCCTTCGACAACATCTGGCGTGCAGTCTGACCCGGCTGTGAAGGGACACGGGGCCGACGGACGGCAGGGGGCGCGACCTTCGCGGTACGACGGAGGCGCCCCCCCCGCGCCGCGTCAGCTCAGGCAGCCGGCGTGTGCCAGGGCCTGCCTCAGCAGTACCCCGTGCCCGCCCGGCATCTCGCTCTGCACCGCCTCCGACAGCGCCTCCCGCGGGCTGAACCACACCAGGTCGAGGGCGTCCTGCCGGGGCCGGCAGTCACCCGTCACCGGCACGATGTAGGCGAGGGACACCGCGTGCTGACGCGGATCGTGGTACGGCGTGACCCCGTGCGTGGGGAAGTACTCGGCGACCGTGAACGGCTGGAGCGACGCCGGGACATGAGGCAGCGCCACCGGGCCGAGGTCCTTCTCCAGGTGGCGCAGCAGCGCGTCCCGGATGCGCTCGTGGTGCAGCACCCGGCCGGAGACCAGCGTCCGGCTGACCGTGCCGTCCGGTCCGATGCGCAGCAGCAGGCCTACGCTGACGACTTCGCCGCTGTCGTCGACACGTACGGGGACGGACTCGACGTACAGGATCGGCATGCGGGCACGTGTCATCTCCAGTTCGTCGGAGGAAAGCCATCCCGGCGTGGTTTCGGTCGTGTCAGACATTGCTTGATCATACTTTCGACGGTTCGGGCTGACGAGGACGGCCGCTCCGCGGTGGTGTTGTCCTCCACGACGGGTTCGGCCGGGCCGGCGGATACGGGGGGTCCGGGAGGTGTCAGGGCTTCACGGCCACGGCGCCGTACCGCGGTACCACCGGGGCGGAGCCGGCCCGGGCGTGCCACTGCGAGCAGGACACCAGTCCGGGC
Coding sequences within it:
- a CDS encoding GTP-binding protein, with translation MDYDDSSDHGAGADVFPTALKILVAGGFGVGKTTFVGAVSEIAPLSTEELLTTVSAATDRLDGIENKVETTVAMDFGRITLDRQHVLYLFGTPGQERFWFMWDELCEGALGAVIIADTRRLEECFAAVDFFEQRGLGFIIAVNEFDGAFRYDPQEVRAALDLPDEIPVVCCDARISSSGVQTLLTLVRHLIAHAPATTTGYGAHM
- a CDS encoding GAF domain-containing protein; amino-acid sequence: MSYDPPRPAGRLLLTPDDKEAPARTERLRRLGLGERPEPTLDAFAYGLSELTGAAYAMVNFLRQEGQFFAGLHTPAVAPFVRGDGTGALLGRLLPRDHGFCPHVVARRKALVLGDVSDYPRFAGNPVVDEFGVRSYLGAPLIDSTGMVLGTVSVSDTRPRAWGQQGLVAIKDQAMDLVVRIERGESDGLPF
- the tdh gene encoding L-threonine 3-dehydrogenase; the protein is MKALVKDKAEPGLWLADVPEPAVGPGDVLIKVLRTGICGTDLHIRAWDGWARQTISTPLIVGHEFVGEVVGTGRDVSEIKTGDRVSGEGHLVCGKCRNCQAGRRHLCRATVGLGVGRDGAFAEYVTLPAANVWVHRVPVDLDVAAIFDPFGNAVHTALSFPLVGEDVLITGAGPIGLMAAAVARHAGARHVMITDVSEERLELARKIGVSLALNVRDSAIADGQHILGLREGFDIGLEMSGRPEALRDMIANMTHGGRIAMLGLPAEEFPVDWSRIVTSMITLKGIYGREMFETWYAMSVLLEGGLDLAPVITGRYSHRDFEAAFEDAASGRSGKIILDWTA
- a CDS encoding glycine C-acetyltransferase, with the protein product MFDSVRDDLRTTLDEIRAAGLHKPERVIGTPQSATVNVTAGGRPGEVLNFCANNYLGLADHPEVLTAAHEALDRWGYGMASVRFICGTQEVHKELEARLSAFLGQEDTVLYSSCFDANGGVFETLLGAQDAVISDALNHASIIDGIRLSKARRFRYANRDMADLERQLKEAAEGGARRTLIVTDGVFSMDGHVAPLAEICDLADRHGAMVMVDDSHAVGFVGTGGRGTPELHGVMDRVDILTGTLGKALGGASGGYVAARAEIVALLRQRSRPYLFSNTLAPVIAAASLKVLDLLESADDLRVRLGENTALFRRRMTEEGFDILPGDHPIAPVMIGEASRAGRLAELLLERGVYVIGFSYPVVPEGQARIRVQLSAAHSTEDVHRAVDAFVAARAELDA
- a CDS encoding LysR family transcriptional regulator encodes the protein MIEARRLHILRAVADHRTVTAAAAALYLTPSAVSQQLAALEQETGHRLVERGAKGVRLTPAGEILLGHTNVVLAQLERAAAELAAYGAGEAGTVTVASFATGIAQVVVPAVVRLAATAPGIRIRVQDAEGDASLPMLLDRQVDVAVAVEYRGAPPADDPRLSHVPLYAEPFDAVVPVTHRLADTMEVPLAELAKDPWIGPYPGNPCHDVVVLACENAGFQPLLEHSSDDFRAVVALASADVGVALVPRSALRGMDLTGVVVRPVDGVAPTRRVFAAVRRGAEEHPLIRPVLDALGEAAGEA
- a CDS encoding MmcQ/YjbR family DNA-binding protein, with product MPDAEDIRRIALSLPDTTEKVAWSMPTFRVAGKMFVTLPEDETSIAVRCPKEERDELALAEPEKFWIAGHEAQFAWVRVRLAALEDEDELRDILADSWRQAAPPRLLEAYPRLGRPPGD
- a CDS encoding transketolase family protein → METMRDRFAPVVTRLLDEDPRVAVVLAEIGADAFTDAVRRHPDRVVNVGIREQLLVGAAAGMALTGLRPVVHTFASFLVERPFEQVKLDLGHQDAGAVLVSAAASFDWPAGGYTHMAPGDVALLDTLDGWTVHVPGHPDEAETLVRHAVAAGDDKVYVRLSLQANTRPLPVDGERFRPVREGRAGVVIAVGPVLDAVLTATEGLDVTVLYATTVRPFDAAALRRATEAAGTDVVLVEPYLAGTSVAAANDALADVPHRVLGLGVGRRELRRYGRLEEHVAAHGLDARSLRERVGAFTAAGAPSGSGRRPRSRIVP
- a CDS encoding transketolase; the encoded protein is MTITEDHTRRTTAAYDYADLPALMGRMTGDEKHGPAATSTLDVLWVLYDRVLRVSPARRDDRERDRFLLSKGHGPMAYYAVLAAKGFLPVEWLTGFGSYDSPLGHHPDRTLVPGVEIGSGSLGHGLPIAVGTALGLRAQGLDRPAVWALIGDAELDEGSNHEAIAFAGPAGLERLHTVVVDNSSATHARPGGIAARFEAAGWSALTVDGRDHEALHTAFTAPHPGRPHVVVARVEPKYA
- a CDS encoding GPP34 family phosphoprotein — protein: MTTARDLLVVVIDTRSGTSVEQGDLSLALAGAELIDLIDAGAADLDGDRVVPGPRQAAEPAAESGTDDPLLRQAASSLVRQEPHEPVEDWLWRRGRDLGAAYLAELETTGSAAARWRARKPLLSIDPAALADSSARRHANDRWAAQEPVLTALAAAAGVGARYEGEPDDGDPGDGSEGRDDLTNLGDDRVVTVLAAVNEAVVELAGVRQRRAVETAAFDNIWRAV
- a CDS encoding NUDIX hydrolase family protein; translation: MSDTTETTPGWLSSDELEMTRARMPILYVESVPVRVDDSGEVVSVGLLLRIGPDGTVSRTLVSGRVLHHERIRDALLRHLEKDLGPVALPHVPASLQPFTVAEYFPTHGVTPYHDPRQHAVSLAYIVPVTGDCRPRQDALDLVWFSPREALSEAVQSEMPGGHGVLLRQALAHAGCLS